The following nucleotide sequence is from Salvia miltiorrhiza cultivar Shanhuang (shh) chromosome 7, IMPLAD_Smil_shh, whole genome shotgun sequence.
CGTCTTATGTCTCATCAATCAGATTAttgaaatgaaaagaacttcttttttatctcaacctgaagacaataactttttgtccaggctttGATTATCGTTTTGTCCTCGTTCCtattttgaactgttgtgttcatAACTCTGAAGTACAAGTTATtcggttctattgttaagggggaactgtttcaccctattttagaacttgtgctctgagttcagtctttgttGTGCTTAGAACCGCTGTAAGGTTTTGGCATCACACTACAAGAATTCAGCTCATAGACAACATAATATAGACAACATGCTTCTAAACATGTTGTctatgataactatagacaacggttttggaaaaatcgttgtctatttagggcggtcatagacaacggttttcaaCGGATttgaaaaccgttgtctatgataactatagacaacggttttggaaaaaccgttgtctatttatggcggtcatagacaacgggtCTGAAGACCGTTGTCTATTataactatagacaacggttttgaaAAACTgttgtctatttagggcggtcatagacaacgatTTTGGAAATCGTTGtctataaaagaggagttttttcctacatttttctctctcttctttcactaatttttttttactattttttctttaatgtttttttatgaacatcatcaaatttaattcataaaaaaaatacttaatactacatcttaaatttaagttaatgaaaaaatatttaatatggtataaaaatcataaaaaataaataaattatgaaaaaacaaaattaaaaatattttattttttttctcctcATTAACATTTTATACCCATATTAAACCTAACACAAACCCAACTCCAACCCTATTCCCCTTATCTCTCCTGCGCCCCCTCCCATCTCACTATCTCTCTCTCAGAATTTCATCCCTCTCTCTCAGCCCTAGGTCCCGCCGCCACAACCACTTTGCGCCATCGCCGGAGCCCGGCAGATCCATCGCGGCCAACCGCCATCTTCTCCCTCCTCTCCCTTTTCTTTCtatcactttctctcttctCACACCCAATGCACACACCCAGATCCGCACTCAAATTAGCGGCGTGGGTGCCGCCGCTCGTCCTTCCCGGCAAAGCAACGACGATAAGCCGCTGACACGCTCggctctcccttctctctctcggcGGCATCACCGCCTTATCTCCTTTACCCCTCTGACTTAGATCGGCGACGGTGAGAGCCTCCGCCGTTTGAGCCCTAGCCCCAATCACGGCTCCCACAGAATCCGCCGCCGCCAGCCACGCCGCCTCCCCCTCCTGACTCCTACCGACGACACTAGCGCCGCCGTCCTCATTCTCCTCTCCCCCAGATCTgacaaaatctctctctctctttcgaaCAAACTTCGGCGGACGACGGCAACCCTTTTCCGGCCGCCGCCACCGCTCGTTCTCCCCTTCAAATCTTCAACCGACAACAGCAGAGTCGCGGCCGCCGCCTACCATTTTCTTCTCTGCTTTATGGTTAATCAAGAAACGCTTTGTGTTTCACGTGTTTTACGTATTCTCAAGGTAACTAGCAGAGCTACGCTTTGTGTTTTTTGTTGATATAAGACTGTAATTCTCAAGTTCTGTGATGATTGATTCGTTTTCCCGTAGTCTACTCATGAATATAGGAACTTGCTTTGGAATTGAAGCTGTTTGGAAGTTTGGATATTAGGATTGTGTACTTCTGTAATTTTTGTTCGGTTCTAATAGAAGTGCAAGATTTTGTCAAAACATTCTTGGTTTGCCCGTCTAAGTTGAATAATTTGTTGACATTACTGATTCTAGATGCAACAGTACTAGTCTTGTTGTTCCATatgtaaaagaaaaatagccttTTTTTCGCTTGATGAGTTGCAAGGCCAGATCATAGTTTAGGGTTGTGGCTCTTACATACTTTTATGGATTAGAACTTCAATTAAGATAATTGGTTTGCTCATTAAATATTCTCAAACCTTAGTGAAGCTGTCTGTGATATAAGTTGAAGGTGATAATGCATACTACTTGATTTTGTTGTTCTCTGTGAAGTAACATGCAACTTTTTTCAGAAAGTAAGCGCTACTCTTCGAGCATCTTACTGTTTACAACATGTCATACGGCAAACTCAATCATTGTTGATTCTACAAAGGCTACCATCATCTTGTTAACTGTCTTATTGCTCTGATATTCTGAGATGCATTAGAATAATGTTACAATTCTGTTGTTAACTTGTTTATAGGTCAGCGAACAGATTGGTTACACGACTTGCATCCAATATTGTTTAGAGTACTTGGAAGCCGTCCCTTGGGTGGGACAAGAGGAGGAAGAGAAAGTGGTTTCTTTAGTCTGCCACCTTGAAGGTGAGGGCATTGGGGTGAAGCCAGTACTGAAACGAGTGTCTCCCGAAATCCCAACACCACCTAACGACACCctttctcacatattggagttGGTGCTAAAAAGCAGAGAAGAAAAGGGTAGGCGAGAAGAGTTGGAGTTTCTAATTCCTTTCATTTCGTTCCCCTTTTTGTTTAAAAActgaaattctcttctcatttccctctttggcagatcggaaaCCACCGCGGTTCCGCTGCCGCCATCGCCGAACCCGACCCAAACTCCCAGAATACAAATCTCAGCCCAAAAGTAAAAGTATCAAGATTCAAATGTTGGATGAAATTTGTGATGTTGGATGTAATATTGGATTAATAATGTTTGAATGAATGTATGGATTTTTAgtattaatatatgtatttttagtTTTCTATTATGAGTTTTTAGTATTggtaaatataaatttaaaaaatcaaaaaatataaataaattacaaaaaaaatattttaaaaaccaTTGTCTATAttagaatagacaacggttttttgAACATTGTCtatcagagaatagacaacgggtttccgaccgttgtctattagacgttgtctattagagaatagacaacggtcagaaaaccgttgtctatgaccgccctgCAATAGACAATACTCTCATTTACAACAGTcgattttcttgtagtgtcatcaaaaaggggaaaattgttgggaaccccatggaatatcaggttttattttaatgataccaaaacccttaggtttaatttgtaatagactagaactgttttgaactcaagtgtttaccttgtttttgagtgttattgTTGGGTTGTGTGATACACATTCGAGCATGCTCTATGCATATTCGTGCCTTTTTATTCTTGCTAGAGTGTTGTTTGCTGTATTTTCTTGTTGGTGCAGGATTCCGGAGTTTGGGAATCTTTCGTGAAGTTTTGAGCATTTTTGGATAAAGAGGCAACTGCCGGAGCCGCTGCCGCCGCCAGACTAGGCCACCGCCTCCGGGtaggccaccgccttctctTGCGGCCATCGCCGCACACACGGCGCCCGCCTAGCCTCGCCGCTCGCCTACCTTGGATTTACGAAAGgggtagtaggcggccgcctactttctgcggccaccgcctacttctaggcggccgcctactgcgtatttctggcagttacggatttttggtttaaaacccattttttagggtttttcaggGCATTTCccaccccagcagcctcctagacgttttttccttgtttttccttagttttagagtagttaaaacatcaacaacatcttgtgGCTTGGTGGATTGAAGATTATGATTGTTTTCATTACATTAGATTGAAGATTTGGACTCGCTGTAAGAACTTAGTTATTGTTTTCTATATGAatgaatgctagtttatttccttgcttagattattgttgcttcgagtTTACTTGATGAATTATTTGTTCTTtattctcgcctagataatcgttgtttatgattgattgaattatctaatgctttctagattgctagttagaaccctaggtttattagtttcctgcgttcttaatctgcttcctattttcgcctagatagatttatatattttctattgattctgcattagataattttacaagctttatttaattacgcctagatttaaagagagagtgtcagacccaactacccgattagagtgtttaggtttcctttcctgtttcttgtgagtagcatgatcgaagccctgctaagccttccttgagagacgacttgagtcaccttaccgccctaggacgacctcgtataaattcgagtccatctgttaggtgtttttggatgagtcaaattttggcgccattgccggggaaggctttaggcatttgattgtgttgcatttgttttcagtgtttattttgtttctttcttttgacttggctattttctccctccggtgcgtttgatttggtttgctagtgttgtgtatgcaaggtcgccgcagcttgaagagaaagctagtaccttactttgacaacattcaccgacctcgtgaggtcctttctagcctggaggaggagtccgagtccagttcgagaaacgTCATGGAATCGCAGGGTCCAGAGGAAGATTGTGAAGAGGATTATCTTAGTCTCGACCAAGAAGTCATGGCAGAGCAGAATGTACAGTATATGGGGGATTTTTCCAGGCCTGTTATCGGGAACACTAGCACGTCGGcaatagtgcttcccacggcagtccggaattataatctgaagccgaACGACTCAagcctgctgccgctcttttatgggatgccgagtgaggatgaTCTACAATTCATCCGGGACTTCTGCACGCAAGtacagaccttcccactgttgcagctcaccgaggatcagttgagactcaagtgcttaccctatgcactcaaagaccgggcgaggacgtggttgctgtccctgccgccgaactccatagCCACGTGGAGcgaggcatgtgagaagttcatgctcaaatattaccgtaatcacaagacacaggagattaggactCAAATAATGAACTTTATGCAAGGAGccgacgagcctctccacgaagcttgggagagattccaagagctcatCCGCCAGTGCTcgcagcaccagttagcacccgtcatgttgatgcagttcttctatgatggattgattcagacggcacagtttatggtggacagtacagcagggggcaacattgcccggaagacagctgatgagctcaaggagatcttcgaaacacttgccgcgagttctcaacagaaattagttagaggaaggagggttgaagccaatgcagtagctccaaacaatgagcttcagaagcaggtagcggacctgatgaggcaagtacaacacctcacgatgaaccaggtTGAGGCTCCACCCGTTCGCGCACCATCTGCAGAaggttgtggcatatgtggtGAATTTGGCCATGGAATTAACGCGTGCCATCGAATGGGCGAATTCCCACCTGAAGGACAAGCAGAAGTCTACGCTGCTcagggctatccggggaggactcaatttgaacagaggcccagctttaatcaagggcaacaaggctccaattcgggttggagaaatgagcagaattcaggatggaggaaccaagctcctggccaagggtcgggatcaaaccaAGGCAATCAGTTCCCCCGACCTTCACAGCAAAtggggtatcagaaccagcagcagctCTACCCATCTCAACAACAGCCCTCATTCTCCTCAGCAGCAGCATTACCCCcaaccatatcagcaacagCAAACACCGCAGCaactctacccacctcagcagcaccaacctccaggctCCTTATTTGAAGATtagatgcaagctttcatgcaagctagcaaacaggcgatggaggctcagagtgctaccatcaagcacctcgagactacagttgggcaactaacaagagccttgaatcagctgcagtaagaacagccaactgggaagttcccaaaccaggaccaacagccgcatcaagctcatgccgtggcggtaatcaaggagaatgccccaataaccacggggaaatggagaagcaaagccgtgcaagcaatcaaggctacccaatgccccagtgagccactgccacctgtcacagttgcaccagaacaaccaccacccaagcaaggagatccaggtagttttatttttgatattagcttaggtggggttgaaaaggctttaggaatgcttgatttgggcgcggcagtcaatttgatgccgcttgatatttttgagaaattgggtaataaagagctgaaatgcacgaacattaagatagagctagctgacggctccattagcagcccacgaggccttgttgaggatgttgaggtggttgtgagggggattagagtcttggctaattttgttgtcctggatgtgggaaaagggattagaggcgagaatgggcatctcgtgctacttggccgaccctttatggctaccacccgtactcgcatcgatgtgggtacgagaactgtaagtatggtaggggcgggtagagcggtaacattctctgttttttatagaaaacctactacccccacttccttaattcaaatctgctcttatgttgaaacatttgatgccttggatgaggattgtattgtgcaggaattccttaataagttacaggaggaggacgagattgaggaggaattccttgccaacttgcaggatgaggctgacattgagcaggaatctctggataagctgcacgaggatgatatagagcaaggctttctgtgtgccttgctattggaagagaagcttgatgaggttgtgtcactTGATCCccttggatgtgtggatagaataccatctcatgatatgagcatgaAGCGCTCATTTGGaagacccgcagctgcaattcaagaaaatgtgtttacaagggcatTAAGGCAGctagagcttcaatcg
It contains:
- the LOC130994257 gene encoding BTB/POZ domain-containing protein At3g50780-like; amino-acid sequence: MVNQETLCVSRVLRILKVSEQIGYTTCIQYCLEYLEAVPWVGQEEEEKVVSLVCHLEGEGIGVKPVLKRVSPEIPTPPNDTLSHILELVLKSREEKDRKPPRFRCRHRRTRPKLPEYKSQPKSKSIKIQMLDEICDVGCNIGLIMFE